Proteins co-encoded in one Podospora pseudoanserina strain CBS 124.78 chromosome 7 map unlocalized CBS124.78p_7, whole genome shotgun sequence genomic window:
- a CDS encoding uncharacterized protein (EggNog:ENOG503PHS3) yields the protein MLVESETNTCQIKQQHELRSIITTTRNLAVTANLVFARIASAQDDATTTNSAGTGVTTVYSVPPEPVTLVPTTGCPTVTVTGELCATCPILACIMVSTLTQSCDCRMSIPTVTANFPCEDNCKGLHCTTSYNIVTPSTCATINPPVPISSGNATTTTSISTSVVPGAAGLVRAPSIFA from the exons ATGTTGGTCGAGTCTGAAACAAATACTTGTCAAATCAAGCAGCAACACGAGCTTCGCTCCATT atcaccaccacgagAAATCTTGCCGTCACTGCTAATCTCGTATTTGCCCGCAT TGCGTCGGCCCAAGACGATGCTACCACAACCAACAGCGCGGGGACTGGCGTTACTACTGTATACTCAGTCCCCCCAGAGCCTGTCACGCTGGTTCCCACGACAGGCTGTCCAACTGTCACTGTGACCGGCGAGCTTTGCGCAACTTGCCCAATCCTCGCTTGCATCATGGTCTCTACCCTCACTCAGTCTTGTGACTGTCGCATGAGCATCCCGACCGTCACTGCCAACTTCCCTTGTGAAGACAACTGCAAAGGACTTCACTGCACGACATCGTACAACATCGTCACTCCTTCAACGTGCGCCACTATCAATCCACCCGTTCCCATTTCCTCGGGAAAtgccacaaccaccacgtcGATCAGCACCTCGGTCGTCCCAGGGGCTGCTGGGTTGGTCAGGGCTCCAAGTATCTTCGCTTGA